Proteins encoded by one window of Rhodamnia argentea isolate NSW1041297 chromosome 6, ASM2092103v1, whole genome shotgun sequence:
- the LOC115726665 gene encoding basic leucine zipper 8-like, with protein KRKRSIKVVPREAITEMIRDPCHAPFPAMRHNAPPSASPFNFARVFDDVPNPQQMLQQATLSAKTVATSCLNSTSDEADDCQLRLIDERRRRRMISNRESARRSRMRKQRHLDELWSQVLRLQGENQSLVERLSEATERHERAVREIARLREEVSDLRQLLRDVRFDSPYDDASGGIRDLEEVACDSES; from the coding sequence aaaagaaaaagatccaTCAAAGTGGTTCCCCGTGAAGCAATCACCGAAATGATTCGCGACCCTTGTCATGCCCCTTTCCCCGCCATGCGACACAACGCGCCACCGTCGGCATCGCCCTTCAACTTCGCCAGAGTCTTCGACGACGTGCCGAACCCTCAGCAGATGCTCCAGCAAGCGACGCTATCCGCCAAGACGGTGGCCACGTCGTGCCTCAACAGCACCTCCGACGAGGCCGACGACTGCCAGCTCCGGCTCATTGACgagcggcggaggcggcggatGATATCGAACCGGGAGTCGGCACGGCGGTCGCGCATGCGGAAGCAGAGGCACCTGGACGAGCTGTGGTCGCAGGTGCTGAGGCTCCAGGGGGAGAACCAGAGCCTGGTCGAGCGGCTGAGCGAGGCCACGGAGCGCCACGAGAGGGCCGTCCGGGAGATCGCGAGGCTCCGGGAGGAGGTGTCGGATCTGCGGCAGCTGCTGAGGGACGTGAGGTTCGACAGCCCTTACGACGACGCAAGTGGCGGCATTAGAGATCTGGAAGAGGTCGCGTGCGATAGCGAGAGTTAG